The genomic DNA ggaggattaTAGCACCCATGTAGATCTGCATTGAGCAGGTCGTCCTCAAGAACTGAGTAACTGTGCAAGAAAGACACTAGTGacagaggccaccaagacaactatgactCCACTGATGGAGAATCTCAATTAATGGCACAATGAGAAacctggagagaacccacgcatgcacagggagaacatacaaactccttgcagaaagatcccaggaaggccgagACACAaatcggggatcttctagctgcaaggcgaaagtgctaagcACCAAGCCAGTGTGCAGCccgaaaaataaaattaataaagccttgaaatatttcactttgcaTGCAATATGTGtagaatatataaaaatgtcCCTTTCTTGTGTAAGTGGtggaaaatatgaaactttTTGAGCTGCACAGGAAGGTTTTGTTGACTGAATTTGTGTCGTTTGGACGCTAGGTGTCGCTTtagagaaacataaaaacagcaggagaCATTTAATGAGTCTAGAATatattaaaatttcatttttgtggAATAAGTGATGAATATTATTAAGCTTTTTTCAggatgttttaatttttttagagGTGAAGTAAGTTTAGTTGACTGAACTTATGTCGCTGTTTGGCCACTAGGAGTCGCTTTAGAGCAACAGAACCACAGCATGAAACAGTAAAAACCTTAAATTTAAAGTTCTAACAAGAAATTCTGATTTATATGACTGAATCCATGCTAATAAAATGATATGAAGCAGTGTAGCAAAGTATAtgtagcaacaacaaaaaaatctgtttcttaAATTAGTCTGTGAATTTATCAATCATATTATCAATTCAAAACAGCGTCTTTGTGATAATAAATCGAGTGTCTTCGTagcaaaatataataaaatcagcTATTTTCCGGGTTAAAACCAGTTCGTGATCAATGAGAACCACGTGGGCCGCAGAGCTGACTGCGGATCAGATTTCTCACCGTCTCCTCTGTTTCCCGTTACATGATCTGCAGTTCCGGGTCTGATCTCAGATCGGTGCTCTTTCCCGCGCCTCCGGCCGGTGGCCACGTGTCTCCGTCCGGCCTGCCAGCGGTCCATGTGGAGGAGCAAGATGGCGGCGCGGTGGAGGGGCGAGGACGGGGCGTTAAACGCCGGCGGCAGCGCCTTCCTGACCGGCAACACTCCCGCCGAGGTACCGGTTTCCTCACTTTAGTTAACGGGGCATGCGATGAGGCACGCGGGGCCGGTTTTCGGTGATTTAATCGGGCGCGTTTCGCCGGCACGCGAGGCCACATGCGCGCAATGGCGACACGTGGCTGATCGAGGCTCATAGTAGAAGTAGAGAGCCGATCAGAGGTGATCAGAGCTGATCGATCAGCTGCTTTGTCCGGGCATTAACAGCCTCGTGGACAGCGTGTTGTGATTTATTTCGGTGTGACTGGACATTTACAGTTGATcggtttatttctgctgtggtACAAGATGTTCAGACGAGGCTGCACCCCGATCTGATCTCACTGCTCTTCCTCACCGTGGACCGTCCACGTTTCATTCTGGGAAGCCTCGTTTTAACAGATTTCCCCGCAGGCACAGGGTTGAACTGCCCTCCTGACTCATAAACGTCTCGTCAGAGTCCCGCGGGTCCTGGCAGCTGTCCGATTGTCCAGATGTTGACCTGCTGCTTCATTTTAAACTATATGATCAACTTCAGCAGCTTTAATCTGAGGTTTCAATCTGCAGCTATTTTGGTCTAAAATCCCTGTACAGTGGACCTGTTGCTctttatatgtaaatatgtaagACTTTAATTGTAGTTAATTCACATTAACCataattaaattcagttttagaGATATTTGTTGCATGATCCATTTAATCTACATTCCACAGCATTTATAGCAAAAACTGGTTTCTAATATTCCTCCCCAAACCCATCTTCATAATAAACTTGTGTTGTCAAAAATGGGAATTTTTCAGTATCTCTCGCTTCTgatcattttaaagtatttcaATTATGGCGGAACAGTTTGTGGAGTGTGTCGAGTTGAAGTTTTTCCTGACAGATAATGATATTAGATGTATTTTTTACAATCTCATGTTCACTGTGTGGTAGATAGAAAACATTTGATAGAGCGTGACATGAGACGCCACATGAGGACAGCGTGAAACTGTAAATCTATTGACAGGACAGTTTAACATGTTCTGCATGCTATGTAGATACATAGCATTAATACATCCATACTAGCTTTACTAAAACTCTAAGATTACAATATTGGGTTTCTGCACAAAGCTAATGAGAAAAGTAGTTCTAGAAAATACACAATATCGCACTGCTTTTCTATTTACTTGCACTTTATTGCTTCCTCAAAGTATGATAGTAGACGACCTCAGAAAGTTTTCATGAGTGTAAAGATGCACCTTATTGGCGCGTTTTACAATTGGTAAATTAACCATGTAACAACCAGGTTTTTCCTACATAGAGGAATTGTTGGCGTTGCCCAAAGGTGGTTTTAACCAGCGTGAAAAAGGGAATCACCTGCACCAGAATGATCCGTTTTGGAGAATAAAAATATCAGTAGAGTTTTCAATTGGGGCTTCATTTCCTGaatggacatttttgtttatggaattatcaaaaatgtcatttaaatctatagatttctaattttaaataacaaaaagtaaCAGACTCATTGCCTTTAATGTGCAAGAAATCATCATGCTTAGTGTTATGTGTATTCTCACTACAAAGGCCTGTTTTGAAGCACATTTTATACCCTGTCTATTGTTGAAATTTTCAACATTCTTTATATGGTGTTACATATGAGTTTGAAATGTTAGTGAAAAGTCTAAAATGGACATGATGTGACAATGAAATGAGTACAAAAAGAACTAGACTCATTGAACCAGTTTTTTCTCTGCTAAATTGTTAATCAGAGACTCGGAGCTCCATTATTTTCACACAATTTCTAGATTTTAGATGATCtcagtgtttgtttggttttgcatctatttgtgtttatttttcatcttttttattgtttttctgtctttctatggttgttttgtgtctcttcctgctggttttggtcagttttaatctctttctggtcattttgtgcgtatttgtagttgtttgtcttttctgttggtttttaatccgtttgtgttcattttgtgtctattttgaaCTCTTTCcggtcattttgtgtgcattttttgtagttatgtTATGTCTATATTTGGTTCTGATTTTccgtggtcattttgtgtgattttctggtctttttgtgtgtctttgtagttgtttataTCTGTTTTATGATCTTTTGTTACTCTCAgtatttgttttcagtcattttgtgcatctttcctgttgttttgtttctgtttgtatctgtttgtgttcattttgcatcaattttaattgctttcttgacattttgtgtttgtttctcagctcttttttttattattgttttgtgtcccttttgcagccattttgcatctttgtttgTCTAAAAGGTGCTTGTGTCTCAGTTGGCATGGGGTTTTTGAGCTCTTTCTGGTCCTTTTGGTACCGTATTTggttctgtctttctgtggtcattttgtgtcattttctggtctttttgtatgtctttgtagatgtttatgtctcttttttggctgttttgtagCTCTCAATATTTGTTTTGAGTAAGACATTAAATCAATGTAAAAGTTTCACAATGCACTGTTAGTTTTTagttatttgcatatttatgttTACAGAGGTCTCCAGTTGTTCAGTAATTGGAACCAGTTTTAATAGTCAGtccattttcagatatttttaaagaCCAAAAGTTGAATGGACTGATCAAGAAAGTTGTTAGTTAATGGTTAGTTGCAGCACCACgcctttgtattattttatgagTTGATTTACTGTCATTCTAACGTCCAGCGAGGTGTCTCTCTGTCAGTCGGTTTAATTAGCTTGTTGCTTTATAGCTACAAATCCAACATGAGCTCTGCTTTGCATTTGAAGCGTTTCCAAAGCAGGcagttcttcctgtttttcctgAGAAAGTTAATATTGAGCTTATTGTGTGCTCAGCGTCTGGTCGCACCCAGAGGAAGGAGGGCGATGAAAGGAAAGCAGGAGGCAGAAGTAGGCCTGATCAGAGTGCATGCAAATCCACGTAGCATGAGATAAACAGTTCactaatgtttctctgtgtctgcagTTGGTCCTGTGTGGAGGTGATGTGGAAGGTGTGGACATGGACACTCAGTCCTGCGTGgatcactccatcctggccatTTTTGAAGACTCCACTGTTGCGTCAGAGGTCAGAGTTACAGAAGATTAGTCTAAATGGTTGTCTGAACCATCCCCTAACCTGTCTGTGTTGCTGTAGTCACACAGTTAAAGCTACTTCATGCTCTCTGCGTACATTTTTGTATCCATATGGGTAGCCTTGACTTAAATTTTTCTCATCCATTTGGAACATCCATGCCTATAGCTCACCTATTGtgcaaatgtctgaaaacaatgTTTGGTATGAGATGAAAATATAGGAAGAGATTTTCCATCATCTTTACCTTTCTAATCCATCATGTAAAGGATGTAATCAAAGTAGTCGCTGCAGGACTTTGGATGAGCTTTGATTTGTACTTGGTTTCCATTGACGGAGCCCAGACGCAGTAACACGTCCTGATTTCTCCAGATATCTCAGGAATAATCGCATCTGGTGCTGCAGCCCAGTCTAtaagcagctgctgtttccttGTGTGGTTTTCTGTATTCGATGAGAGGAAATGCAACTGGCCTCATAGACCGACGCGGCTCTGTTGTGGTGTGAACAGAGCTGCATCTGCACACAACCGCAGAAAGCATGAACTGGCCATTAGTCACTTCCATCAGGGTCCAAAGTGAACACATAGCAAAGAAAACCCACTGGTAGAGTTTGACCGTGTATCACtaaatttgtttttggtttgccTGTTTCAGGGTAAGATCGGAGCAGAGGAAAGTGAGACTCTGCTGTCGGCTCTGACTGAGATGCTGGACAGTGTGGAGGACGACGACCAGACTCTGTCTCCCTTCGACACGCTGCCGGATACGAAGCTTCTCAACCACACTGAGTTCAGGGACACTTCAGTGGTGGGTACCAAGAATACTTTAAGTTTAAGAACAATTACCCAGAATTCAGTTCCTCACGAACACACGGCTTGTGTCAGCTGGCGATCAGACAATTGAAGAGACAACTCTTGTTGTTAATCTGCTCATTACTAGTTGACTTTTTTACATCACATATACATAGTCTAAAATGAACACCAACTAAGCACCAGTTGCAGGTAGATTTGCTGTTTCCTGAGTAAATTCTTAGAAAGCTATCTGCCACCCTTTTGGATAAATACTTGCACCGAAATGGTCATGTAGTACTAAACTCTGCTGAGAGTCTCTACAGCACTTTGGTGTCATTTGCAGACACATTGCTTTTGTCCACTGCTGTTTATGTTGGTGTTGATTAGCATGATGAACGAAGCAGCCGAAAGGTTTACAGAATCTTTCATCTTTACTTCATGTTTGAACCTGAAGCGCTTTCAATCGCAAATATTGTTGATCAATGTACTGAAACTAGTCTTTATGTAACACAGTAAGGCAGTTTATTAGTTTGCCATCAGAAAAACTGCTTGGATGGTGCATGTTCTAATCTACAGGCCGTCATGTACCGGTAAATTTCAGACACTGCACAGATACATCGCACACAACTTATTTTGTTACGACTACATtgtaaaatgaagcaaaatgcaAGTTGACAGCAGCTGTACTGTAAGACCGACTATATTTAAAGTGAGTGATGCAAGAGAAATGTCTGCATTGTCTACTGGCAATCACAAATAGTGGTTTTATAATGATACAAACGCTGATGACTGATCAACCCCACTCACATTATTCACCTTTTCAGCTGCCAAAAGATAAAACTCAGAAgatgtaaatgttcttttttctttctctcttctctttagGAGCTTTCTCTTGCGCACAGACTCAGACCAAGACTCAAACCAAATGTGACATTAATGATTAAGAGTGATGGAGAAAAGGACCAGgagagcaaagaagaaaaacacaatatgtCGCAGATGTTTAAAAAACCAAGCCAGATGTTGTTTCAACCAAAATCTAAAAAGGCCGAGGCCGAAGTGGAGGTTTTCACCTCTACTTCTCTTGTCAGCCTGGTGAGGATCATGCACCCCTACTGTCTGAAGCTGCATGTGGAGGAAGAAGGGGATAAAGTGGGTCAAAATCACACCATATTCTCCCAGGAAGAGGTGTGGAAGTATGAAAGACCTACTGAAGAGAGCGATGAGGAGATAAATGTTGTGTCTGATGATGAGGCACCTGCGAAACAGACAAAGGAGGAAGACGAAGTAGATGGGAAAAGAGATAGCGGCCTGAAGAGCGTGTTGCTGAATAGAAAGTCGCCGAGAGCTACAGCGtccagagagaagaaaagagtgaGCTTTGGCTCTGTTCAAGTGGTTTCGTTTGATGACTCAGTGGAAGAGGAGCTGAATGAGAAAAGTCTAACAAGTGAACACACAAGTGAAACTGAACCACTGAACAACACAAAAGCACTTCAAAGTCCAGCAGATTCAGCCCTTGAACCCCGAACATCCTCAGAAATGAGTTGTGATGAAACTGTGGTTCGAACACCTAAAGGTGAGACGAAGGCCAAATCGCTGAGCCTTCAGCAGTACAGGCAGCTGAGGCAGAAGAGGCTGCCTCTGGTGGAGCAACAGGGGAACTACACCACCAAGTGGCCATCTGTGTCTGAGCCGCCCAAGGAGCTGACCCCTATCCTCTGTTTACAGGGGCAGAAACATCCCAGCTGTAGATCAAAGACAACACGCCATTATCCAGAAATCCATAAACCTGATTACAAGACTTCATCCCCTTGCTTCCCTCCAAACCCCTCTGAGGCCAAACCATCCACTCGCACCGGATTAAAGCGTCCAAGGACCGAATCAGAAGTCATCTCACCTGCTAGGCCGCTGCCAGACGTCACAGCAAACCCGAATATCATCGTCCGCGAAAGCAAGAAAAGTCCAGTGAAGAGGCCGACACTGTTTAGTAGCGATCCACCAAATCCTGTCCTGCTGCCTCTGCCAGTTCTTCAGATGGCTTCACCATCCACTGCCTGCCGTAAAGTGGAGCTCAGCAGCAGAGACTCCAGCCTGCAAGAAATCCAAAATGAATCCTCAGCTGCATCCCTCTCAGAACCAAAACGCCAAATGTCATTACTAAACACAGATATAGTCTCGCTGATTCAAGAAATTAAGGCCAAGTTTACTGAGACACCTCCAGATGTTTCCTCTGCATCTCCAGCAGAAACTCAGTCTGCTCCAGAGTGCAAAAAACCGCAGCCTCAAAAATGCAGCGCAACGAAAGAGACCGACCTGCCACCAAAGATTATTCCGTCATCAAGTCCAGATTCAGTGAAACCAACAGAGTGTCCGTCCAGTCAGCCACTTTCTCCTGCAGATGCTCCTACGCCGTTACAGAAGGAGCTACCAGATGTTCCCCACAGTGTTCGTCCTCCTGTGGAACCGGCATCTCCTACAACCTCCTGTAAAGGGCAGAGTGCAACAGTCGACTCAGGTAAACTGTGGAGAGATGACGGTTGACTTAATCTGATTTACAGGAATAGTGTGACATCATGAGAAATAGCCAGGAGATGGTTTACTTTTGGTGAAGCTACTGCCAGGAAAGAACAGAAACAGCTAGTTCATGTTTAAAAGTGATAAGCAGAATCTGGTTACTACAAAgaatttattttggacaaattttcaaaTGGGAAAAATAGAATAacatgattttcattttaaaaaatacgagttaaacttagatttggttgttttttcctgaGAAAACCACAAATCAACATGATGGAACCAACAAaggtgaaaatctgacaattcgtCCTGTTATTCCAttttctggctctaataaatggtgtcattttggcattttttaaaaaagataacatgtctttcaaCTTATCAGCATGTTTCGGGCTTTAGAGGGGAGAGACACTGATCTCCTCATGGAACTGAACAAAGCAGATTGTCCAAAATCTTCACCGATTCCTAAAATAATGATCtaaaactgcttttgttttagtgATATATTGCGTTAAAGATGATGATATATATAAGTAAGAGGAAACTGAAAGATGGCAGATTCCAAAGCAACcgttttaagtctgtttgttcTTCTCCATCAGGAATCGAAGCTCCTGATCTGACCAGCCTGCTGGAACAATTTGAGGAAACACAAGGTGAGCAGTCAGGCTACTGATGATACTGTATTAAGTCTTTGTCCACAACAGCATTTTTCACAAGCTGAAAACACCAGGTGCTGTTGTGTACAATATCAATGAGAAATCTAAAAGCTTTAGGTGCAATTAAAAGGAATATCTGCAGATGTAATGTTTTTGCAAGTACTGAACAGATGGTGAACTTGGTAGATTTACAGCAAATGCACCGTATTTCCAAGCATTATTTGCCATATTAATATTTTGACAGTACAGGGATGTCATCTGGTAGACATGGACACTGAGAGGTCAGCCCTCCGTTTTTGTTAAGCACCTGCTTATCTAGAATGTTGTGGTTTGTCAGTGTCACATTTGTGGCATCCCTCCGCTGTAATCTTTCAACTAAATAAAAAGTTACAGTGAAGAGTGCAGCATCGTacccacagttaaacagttttAACGTCTTGGCAACCAGGAATAAAGTATGTGCCATGCTAAAGACGCTCAACACCTCCTCACACTGCTGCTGTATTGTTCATTGTGCAAAACGCAGCATTCCCTctgcaaacaataaaaaaataaactggccTCAGAGAGAGACGCTTTGGCGTACGCTCTCCTAACAGTTGTTCACATGCAGTCTAATGTAGcctctttctatttttatttcctctAGCTAAAGAGGAGATCATTTGTGAGACCAAACCTGGATGCTTCGATCTCCACAGAACTGAGCCTGTCGTCTCAGATAAGACTTCCAGACTACAACCATCCGTGGAACCAGCTGATTCTTTGAGCGCTTCAGAAACAGCCGTAACACAAAACACCCTCAGGAATCTGCCAGATATCCAAACGTTAGACATCCCCGAACCCCTCTGCCCTGAAATCATCCTGAGCTCTCAGCAAGAGCAGCCTGCAAGATGGAAAAGCCCTCCATCCAAGGCCATTCAGATAATCGACCCTCGCCCTCTGCCGCCCAGGAGGACTCACACAGAACCGCCTGCCGCCCAAACCTCTCCTCACATGTACTCACATATTTCCTCTGATCACGACTATTGCGTGCCGATGGATCATTCTAATGCAAGTGCTTCTCAGCGGAGCAAAGTTAAGAATGTTTCTACAACCACTACTGAACAGCAGGTGGTCATTCAGGACTCAAATGCTGCTGTTGAACGCAGAAAGCAAATCTCAGTGAAGTCAGAGCAAACCAGGAACAGATCAGAGGAAAAGCCATCTACAGAAGCAGCTCTGCAGTTTTCAGAAAAAGACGGTGGTTTCAGCGAAAACACAAAACCTCAGTGCACCCTCCCTACACCTCCACCCAGCCCTCCGGTCAGAGGGAGGGACAGGAGGAGATACCGGAGAAGATCTCCACGGTCTgactccagctccagctcctgcTCCTCACCATCAtcgtcctcctccagctctgcatCTCGCTCTCCAAAAAGGCGAAGGTACCGACCCTCTGTTATTTAACCGTTTAACACCCAAGGCTCATACAGGCCGCCTGGATATTTTTATTTGGGCTGTAAAAGAGTCAGAAATCAGACTATGAGTGAGTGCTTTTACCCTTTTTTTTCAGAACAACCTGAGTTTTCAATA from Amphiprion ocellaris isolate individual 3 ecotype Okinawa chromosome 4, ASM2253959v1, whole genome shotgun sequence includes the following:
- the LOC111581969 gene encoding peroxisome proliferator-activated receptor gamma coactivator 1-beta-like isoform X1, encoding MWRSKMAARWRGEDGALNAGGSAFLTGNTPAELVLCGGDVEGVDMDTQSCVDHSILAIFEDSTVASEGKIGAEESETLLSALTEMLDSVEDDDQTLSPFDTLPDTKLLNHTEFRDTSVELSLAHRLRPRLKPNVTLMIKSDGEKDQESKEEKHNMSQMFKKPSQMLFQPKSKKAEAEVEVFTSTSLVSLVRIMHPYCLKLHVEEEGDKVGQNHTIFSQEEVWKYERPTEESDEEINVVSDDEAPAKQTKEEDEVDGKRDSGLKSVLLNRKSPRATASREKKRVSFGSVQVVSFDDSVEEELNEKSLTSEHTSETEPLNNTKALQSPADSALEPRTSSEMSCDETVVRTPKGETKAKSLSLQQYRQLRQKRLPLVEQQGNYTTKWPSVSEPPKELTPILCLQGQKHPSCRSKTTRHYPEIHKPDYKTSSPCFPPNPSEAKPSTRTGLKRPRTESEVISPARPLPDVTANPNIIVRESKKSPVKRPTLFSSDPPNPVLLPLPVLQMASPSTACRKVELSSRDSSLQEIQNESSAASLSEPKRQMSLLNTDIVSLIQEIKAKFTETPPDVSSASPAETQSAPECKKPQPQKCSATKETDLPPKIIPSSSPDSVKPTECPSSQPLSPADAPTPLQKELPDVPHSVRPPVEPASPTTSCKGQSATVDSGIEAPDLTSLLEQFEETQAKEEIICETKPGCFDLHRTEPVVSDKTSRLQPSVEPADSLSASETAVTQNTLRNLPDIQTLDIPEPLCPEIILSSQQEQPARWKSPPSKAIQIIDPRPLPPRRTHTEPPAAQTSPHMYSHISSDHDYCVPMDHSNASASQRSKVKNVSTTTTEQQVVIQDSNAAVERRKQISVKSEQTRNRSEEKPSTEAALQFSEKDGGFSENTKPQCTLPTPPPSPPVRGRDRRRYRRRSPRSDSSSSSCSSPSSSSSSSASRSPKRRRLHHKRSESSSCSSSPSYSVSRSPPRRYRLSYSRSRYSRSRSRSWSQSRSPSPQMCCRRWRDVCSSRESRSLRREHEIRIQKLKAIDERRVVYVGRIRRSMTHDELRERFSQFGEVECVSLHFRDRGDHYGFVTFYTMEDAFAAIDNGGKLRKPDELPFDICFGGRRQFCNSDYADLDANRDAEASPSKSRFEDLDFDSLLKQAQRGLKR
- the LOC111581969 gene encoding peroxisome proliferator-activated receptor gamma coactivator 1-beta-like isoform X2, yielding MWRSKMAARWRGEDGALNAGGSAFLTGNTPAELVLCGGDVEGVDMDTQSCVDHSILAIFEDSTVASEGKIGAEESETLLSALTEMLDSVEDDDQTLSPFDTLPDTKLLNHTEFRDTSVELSLAHRLRPRLKPNVTLMIKSDGEKDQESKEEKHNMSQMFKKPSQMLFQPKSKKAEAEVEVFTSTSLVSLVRIMHPYCLKLHVEEEGDKVGQNHTIFSQEEVWKYERPTEESDEEINVVSDDEAPAKQTKEEDEVDGKRDSGLKSVLLNRKSPRATASREKKRVSFGSVQVVSFDDSVEEELNEKSLTSEHTSETEPLNNTKALQSPADSALEPRTSSEMSCDETVVRTPKGETKAKSLSLQQYRQLRQKRLPLVEQQGNYTTKWPSVSEPPKELTPILCLQGQKHPSCRSKTTRHYPEIHKPDYKTSSPCFPPNPSEAKPSTRTGLKRPRTESEVISPARPLPDVTANPNIIVRESKKSPVKRPTLFSSDPPNPVLLPLPVLQMASPSTACRKVELSSRDSSLQEIQNESSAASLSEPKRQMSLLNTDIVSLIQEIKAKFTETPPDVSSASPAETQSAPECKKPQPQKCSATKETDLPPKIIPSSSPDSVKPTECPSSQPLSPADAPTPLQKELPDVPHSVRPPVEPASPTTSCKGQSATVDSGIEAPDLTSLLEQFEETQAKEEIICETKPGCFDLHRTEPVVSDKTSRLQPSVEPADSLSASETAVTQNTLRNLPDIQTLDIPEPLCPEIILSSQQEQPARWKSPPSKAIQIIDPRPLPPRRTHTEPPAAQTSPHMYSHISSDHDYCVPMDHSNASASQRSKVKNVSTTTTEQQVVIQDSNAAVERRKQISVKSEQTRNRSEEKPSTEAALQFSEKDGGFSENTKPQCTLPTPPPSPPVRGRDRRRYRRRSPRSDSSSSSCSSPSSSSSSSASRSPKRRRLHHKRSESSSCSSSPSYSVSRSPPRRYRLSYSRSRYSRSRSRSWSQSRSPSPQMCCRRWRDVCSRESRSLRREHEIRIQKLKAIDERRVVYVGRIRRSMTHDELRERFSQFGEVECVSLHFRDRGDHYGFVTFYTMEDAFAAIDNGGKLRKPDELPFDICFGGRRQFCNSDYADLDANRDAEASPSKSRFEDLDFDSLLKQAQRGLKR